In the Helianthus annuus cultivar XRQ/B chromosome 11, HanXRQr2.0-SUNRISE, whole genome shotgun sequence genome, one interval contains:
- the LOC110888251 gene encoding uncharacterized protein LOC110888251, whose product MATPPSSRTIQTVKHDRDKVTVENITHEEKNENQVETLEREEAITLDFVAMHREKLEKHLEDLERQEKLDRLRARLSFDTPTNQEGADPQRKNDGTDPLETFMTALRQMFSEEREDLITGKKQKGKEKEKENQNDDGLDQPYLPRDLAEISKFTRRIAEVPMHPKTKLPPNFDRYDGTRDPEDHLHAFKGAGQLGWWPMPVWCHMFLQTLTEGARVLFDSLPPGGINSYEELSEKFLRNFGQQRKVIKNLNEIMHIRQRDSERIDQYMERFVKESMNIKDVPEVMKISSFINGLKHAQLCEKLWEEFPHSFDNLMDRARAFVMGKDTVSKSKEMDTPPRRVNPATKPPEKGTPYSRKPAIDRMMHDRTRPSYSPYRPRGRGSFPYSDSFTPLTKTLSEILATERVKNSFPRPTPIKPGPKAQPNEYCDFHRGFGHKTDDCMYLKREIEATVKTGKLAHLVKEIKEGGGDRKGKDVREPGRADVDMIRRRDEFDTTRSVKAKVLGSPDRMKPPILMPHLEENEVQRLSLNISAIIAGHKVARIHVDGGSGVEVIYEHCFLRFDRDVRDRLEEDSIPLMGFNNSVSHPFGKIRLPFTVGVGDRV is encoded by the coding sequence ATGGCAACACCACCAAGCTCACGAACCATCCAAACGGTGAAGCACGATCGTGATAAGGTCACCGTGGAAAACATCACCCACGAAGAAAAGAATGAAAACCAGGTGGAAACCCTAGAAAGGGAGGAAGCCATCACTCTAGATTTTGTTGCcatgcacagagagaagctggaAAAACATCTCGAAGATCTAGAAAGACAGGAGAAACTCGACAGGCTCAGGGCTAGGCTATCCTTTGACACACCGACCAACCAGGAAGGAGCAGATCCACAAAGAAAAAATGATGGCACTGACCCTCTTGAAACCTTCATGACAGCCCTCAGGCAGATGTTCTCGGAGGAGAGAGAAGATCTCATTACAGGGAAGAAAcagaaaggaaaagaaaaggaaaaggagaATCAAAACGATGATGGTCTGGATCAGCCTTACCTCCCTCGGGATTTGGCAGAGATTTCAAAGTTCACTAGGAGGATCGCTGAGGTGCCCATGCACCCCAAGACAAAGCTGCCCCCGAACTTCGACAGGTACGACGGGACAAGAGACCCTGAGGACCATCTCCATGCTTTCAAAGGCGCAGGCCAGCTGGGATGGTGGCCTATGCCAGTTTGGTGCCACATGTTTTTGCAAACTCTAACGGAGGGAGCCAGGGTCTTGTTTGACAGCCTTCCCCCAGGAGGAATTAACAGCTATGAAGAGCTAAGTGAAAAGTTCCTGAGGAACTTTGGTCAGCAAAGAAAGGTGATCAAAAACCTAAACGAAATCATGCATATAAGGCAAAGGGACAGTGAACGGATAGACCAGTACATGGAGAGGTTCGTCAAAGAAAGTATGAATATCAAGGATGTCCCGGAGGTCATGAAGATCAGCAGTTTCATTAATGGACTGAAGCACGCACAACTATGTGAAAAGCTATGGGAGGAGTTCCCACATTCGTTCGATAATCTCATGGACAGGGCCAGGGCCTTTGTCATGGGCAAAGACACGGTCAGTAAATCTAAAGAAATGGACACCCCACCCCGAAGGGTCAACCCCGCTACAAAACCTCCCGAAAAAGGTACACCTTACTCACGAAAACCAGCTATTGATAGAATGATGCATGATAGGACGAGACCCTCGTATTCCCCATACAGACCTCGGGGAAGAGGCTCGTTCCCTTACTCTGATAGCTTCACCCCTCTAACTAAAACCCTAAGTGAAATATTGGCCACTGAGAGGGTGAAGAATTCTTTTCCAAGACCCACCCCCATAAAACCAGGGCCAAAGGCACAACCAAACGAATACTGTGACTTCCACAGGGGATTCGGTCATAAAACTGATGATTGTATGTATCTAAAGAGGGAAATAGAGGCCACGGTAAAAACGGGTAAACTGGCTCATTTGGTCAAGGAAATTAAGGAAGGAGGAGGGGACCGCAAAGGGAAAGATGTGAGGGAGCCTGGAAGGGCAGATGTAGACATGATTCGAAGAAGGGATGAATTTGATACCACTAGGAGTGTAAAGGCCAAAGTCCTGGGCTCCCCAGACCGCATGAAACCTCCCATCTTGATGCCACACTTGGAGGAGAACGAGGTACAGCGGCTCTCCCTCAACATTTCAGCCATAATAGCTGGGCACAAGGTAGCCAGAATACATGTGGACGGGGGAAGTGGAGTGGAGGTGATATATGAACACTGTTTCCTAAGATTTGACAGGGATGTGAGGGATCGACTCGAAGAAGATTCTATCCCCCTAATGGGTTTCAATAATAGTGTGTCACACCCCTTCGGAAAGATCAGACTCCCGTTTACAGTCGGGGTTGGGGATCGTGTCTGA